CTGCACGGAATTAAATAATAATCAATGGCCGCTTTATGATATATCAGGCATGAAAATATCAGACTGGGAAAATATATCAAGTGAAAATTTATCGCTCGAAATCTTAAAGGGTACTAAAATCGGCGGGGTCGGCGGCTTCACATGGAACAAAGTATTTAAACGCGAACTAGTGCAAAAAATTTTGTTTGACGCAAATCTTTCTGTAATGGACGATCAATATTGGGTAATAAAAGTTTTAAGCACTTATCCTGACATGAAAATTTGCAAGATAAATTATTGCTTGTATTGTTACGTTCAACACCCTAATTTCGGCCAGTCAAGAATCCCCGGCAGAATTTACAATAAAGACGGCCTAAGCTGGTTCGTTGTATGTCAATGTGAAGAATTAGCGTTAAATCTCACGCCCAAAGTCCGCGAACAAATCGAGGGCTTAATTTATTACTGGTCAACGGGGAATTTGTATCAAATGGGGAAGTTAATGACTCCTGAGACCCGCAAATATATTAAATCACTCATGCGAAAGTATGCAGCAAAATAT
This DNA window, taken from Synergistaceae bacterium, encodes the following:
- a CDS encoding glycosyltransferase family 2 protein — translated: MQDTLFSVIMLAYNCEKYITKCLDSYCSQDYPAKNFEILITDDGSTDKTGEICDSYAEKFPFVKVFHTKNQGTSAARNVALPHCQGKYITFCDSDDFVSPQLISILTHAVEIDPDSDMFVFNYCTELNNNQWPLYDISGMKISDWENISSENLSLEILKGTKIGGVGGFTWNKVFKRELVQKILFDANLSVMDDQYWVIKVLSTYPDMKICKINYCLYCYVQHPNFGQSRIPGRIYNKDGLSWFVVCQCEELALNLTPKVREQIEGLIYYWSTGNLYQMGKLMTPETRKYIKSLMRKYAAKYYFRSKHSLSLKLRALFRHLLALLHVHKYK